A part of Thioalkalivibrio sp. ALJ12 genomic DNA contains:
- the sdhD gene encoding succinate dehydrogenase, hydrophobic membrane anchor protein, whose product MRLLSGQGAWLLQRITAVYVGLFVIAALGYFLIAPPADHAAWVAVIAHPVVALGSALFVVLLLLHAWIGLRDVVLDYVKPLALRLTVLTLGAGALILLGLWALYLLIRTGLA is encoded by the coding sequence GTGAGGCTGCTGTCGGGGCAGGGCGCCTGGCTGCTGCAGCGGATCACCGCGGTCTACGTGGGGCTGTTCGTGATCGCAGCCCTGGGCTATTTCCTGATCGCCCCGCCGGCCGATCACGCGGCCTGGGTGGCGGTGATCGCGCACCCGGTGGTGGCGCTGGGCAGTGCACTGTTTGTCGTGCTCCTGCTGCTGCATGCGTGGATCGGGCTGCGCGATGTCGTACTCGACTACGTGAAGCCGCTGGCGCTGCGCCTGACCGTACTGACCCTCGGCGCGGGCGCGCTCATTCTTCTGGGCCTGTGGGCCCTCTACCTCCTGATTCGAACGGGGCTTGCATGA
- the ribBA gene encoding bifunctional 3,4-dihydroxy-2-butanone-4-phosphate synthase/GTP cyclohydrolase II, with product MEFSNTETILEELQAGRMVVIVDDEDRENEGDLLMLASHVRPEDINFMAKYGRGLICLTLTRERCKQLALPLMVTDTNDVHGTNFTLSIEAAEGVTTGISAYDRAHTIRTAVAPNAQPGDIVQPGHVFPLMAQPGGVIVRAGHTEAGCDLARLAGAEPAAVIVEILNEDGTMARRPDLERFCAEHDLKMGTIEDLIRYRIENEKTVQRVSERPFPTAHGEFRLLSFQDEVDHQLHFALVRGEPKPEQGTLVRVHLENTLHDTLGYAGPDRGWPLDDALRRIDEAGEGVVVVLRKHESAEALAQRLEQLGQPPQEERGGRENSAEWRMYGIGAQILADCGVGRMKLMSAPKRFHGLGGFGLEVVDYIHE from the coding sequence ATGGAATTTTCCAATACCGAAACCATCCTCGAGGAACTGCAGGCCGGGCGCATGGTGGTCATCGTCGACGACGAGGACCGCGAGAACGAGGGCGATCTGCTGATGCTCGCCTCGCATGTGCGCCCCGAGGACATCAACTTCATGGCCAAGTACGGCCGCGGGCTGATCTGCCTGACGCTGACCCGCGAGCGCTGCAAGCAGCTCGCGCTGCCGCTGATGGTGACCGACACCAACGATGTGCACGGCACCAACTTCACGCTGTCCATCGAGGCCGCCGAGGGCGTGACTACGGGTATTTCCGCCTATGACCGCGCGCACACCATCCGCACGGCCGTGGCGCCCAACGCGCAGCCGGGTGACATCGTCCAGCCGGGACATGTCTTTCCGCTGATGGCGCAGCCGGGCGGGGTGATCGTGCGCGCCGGCCATACCGAGGCCGGTTGCGACCTCGCGCGCCTGGCCGGGGCCGAGCCGGCCGCGGTGATCGTGGAGATCCTCAACGAGGACGGTACGATGGCGCGGCGCCCGGACCTCGAGCGCTTCTGTGCCGAACACGACCTGAAGATGGGCACGATCGAGGACCTGATCCGCTACCGCATCGAGAACGAGAAGACCGTTCAGCGCGTCTCGGAGCGCCCGTTCCCGACCGCGCACGGCGAATTCCGCCTGCTGTCATTCCAGGACGAGGTCGACCACCAGCTACACTTTGCGCTGGTGCGCGGCGAGCCGAAGCCGGAGCAGGGCACCCTGGTGCGCGTGCACCTGGAAAACACGCTGCATGACACCCTGGGCTATGCCGGCCCGGATCGTGGCTGGCCGCTGGACGACGCTCTGCGCCGCATCGACGAGGCGGGCGAGGGCGTCGTGGTGGTGCTGCGCAAGCACGAGAGCGCCGAGGCCCTGGCGCAGCGCCTGGAACAGCTCGGGCAGCCGCCGCAGGAGGAGCGTGGCGGGCGCGAGAATTCGGCCGAGTGGCGCATGTACGGCATCGGCGCGCAGATCCTGGCGGACTGCGGCGTGGGCCGCATGAAGCTGATGTCCGCGCCCAAGCGCTTCCATGGCCTGGGCGGTTTCGGGCTCGAGGTCGTCGACTACATTCACGAATAG
- the sdhC gene encoding succinate dehydrogenase, cytochrome b556 subunit — protein sequence MSSPARPVFLDLRKIRLPLNAVVSILHRITGILLILAIPVLLWLLDRSLASPEGFAQVAAIIRHPVGLALLLIGLWWLLHHLFAGIRYLLMEFGIGEDRAGSLRTARDALYAAIFATLAVWLGLIL from the coding sequence ATGAGTTCTCCGGCACGGCCCGTTTTCCTGGATCTGCGCAAGATCCGCCTACCGCTGAATGCCGTAGTTTCCATCCTGCACCGTATTACCGGGATTCTCCTGATTCTCGCCATCCCCGTGCTGTTGTGGCTGCTGGATCGCTCGCTGGCGAGCCCGGAGGGCTTTGCGCAGGTGGCCGCGATCATCCGGCACCCGGTCGGGCTGGCGCTGCTGCTGATCGGCCTGTGGTGGCTGCTGCATCACCTGTTCGCGGGGATTCGTTATCTGCTGATGGAGTTCGGCATCGGGGAGGACCGGGCCGGCTCGCTGCGCACCGCGCGTGATGCCCTGTACGCCGCAATCTTCGCCACGCTCGCCGTCTGGCTGGGGCTGATCCTGTGA
- a CDS encoding folate-binding protein YgfZ produces the protein MREDWKNHLIDAGAEFEDDDLLHYGNPERERRMAINGEVICDLSHRGLLEVRGEDATEFLQGQFGNDITQVDASHSQISSYSSPKGRAYAVFRVLRTADSYLLEMPADRIEAIAKRLRMFVLRAHVVIERADDSRIHFGFSGPDAETELNNALGARPANVDDVVEKDGVTIVRVPGVHPRYELFGELEPMRTAWDKLNVRSGPVGPREWALLDILAGMPTVVEATSEMFVPQMLNLHALGAINFEKGCYPGQEVVARMHYLGKLKRRMFRLAIPASELPQPGSPVFRAGGNPEQSDGEIVAAELHPDGLYSALAVVQVAAAEGELHWGAPDGPRAEVVDLPYAVPEGA, from the coding sequence ATGCGCGAAGACTGGAAGAATCACCTGATCGACGCCGGGGCCGAGTTCGAGGACGACGACCTCCTGCACTACGGAAACCCCGAACGCGAACGCCGCATGGCCATCAATGGCGAGGTGATCTGCGACCTGTCCCACCGGGGCCTGCTGGAGGTCCGCGGCGAGGACGCGACCGAGTTCCTGCAGGGCCAGTTCGGCAACGACATCACCCAGGTCGATGCCAGCCACAGCCAGATTTCCAGCTACTCCAGCCCCAAAGGGCGCGCCTACGCGGTGTTTCGCGTGCTGCGCACCGCGGACAGCTACCTCCTGGAGATGCCGGCTGACCGCATCGAGGCCATCGCCAAGCGGTTGCGGATGTTCGTGCTGCGGGCCCATGTGGTGATCGAGCGCGCCGACGACTCGCGCATCCACTTCGGGTTTTCCGGCCCTGACGCCGAAACCGAACTGAACAACGCACTGGGCGCCCGCCCCGCGAACGTGGACGACGTGGTCGAAAAAGACGGCGTGACCATCGTGCGCGTGCCCGGGGTGCACCCGCGTTACGAGCTGTTCGGCGAGCTCGAACCGATGCGCACCGCCTGGGACAAGCTGAACGTGCGCTCGGGCCCGGTGGGGCCGCGCGAGTGGGCCCTGCTCGACATCCTCGCCGGGATGCCGACCGTGGTCGAGGCGACCAGCGAGATGTTCGTGCCGCAGATGCTGAACCTGCACGCGCTGGGGGCGATCAACTTCGAGAAGGGCTGCTACCCGGGACAGGAGGTGGTGGCCCGGATGCACTACCTCGGCAAGCTGAAGCGGCGCATGTTCCGCCTGGCAATCCCCGCCTCGGAGCTGCCGCAGCCGGGCTCACCGGTATTTCGCGCCGGAGGCAACCCGGAGCAGTCGGACGGCGAGATCGTGGCCGCGGAACTGCACCCGGACGGCCTCTACTCGGCCCTGGCGGTGGTGCAGGTGGCGGCCGCCGAAGGCGAGCTGCACTGGGGGGCACCGGATGGACCTCGGGCGGAGGTCGTCGACCTGCCCTACGCGGTACCGGAAGGAGCCTGA